One Deinococcus grandis DNA window includes the following coding sequences:
- a CDS encoding GGDEF domain-containing protein, with the protein MQKPASTTETFPWLLNQRRMFTGLVVLSALACAAALGSQYPQFDPLDVWALPTLVVVLLALQLLLTNGMISVGTAVQVTFLGTASYVLLALNHQFSVLTGQSQALMENTYWFAVVYVSAFLVYEPKQAARAAVVILLIATLVCAANLALMTAPMRAHLIGPCAQFLLMGAVLTLMQATLGVQRSQFQAARAAALTDPLTGLANRRAAEERLSVLTRTDDTYTLILFDIDHFKRVNDMHGHAMGDLVLRGVAEITRRHLPEGSLAARWGGEEFLLILPEQRDKHLRPMLDRLRADLRHHRYGTVNGVTACFGVATASAGEDPTDVVQRADLAMYRVKEQGRNDVHLADLRRTQVS; encoded by the coding sequence TTGCAGAAACCCGCATCCACCACCGAAACGTTCCCGTGGCTGCTCAACCAGCGGCGCATGTTCACCGGGCTCGTCGTGCTGAGCGCGCTGGCCTGCGCCGCCGCACTCGGCTCGCAGTACCCGCAGTTCGACCCACTGGACGTCTGGGCGCTGCCCACCCTGGTCGTCGTGCTGCTCGCCCTGCAACTCCTGCTCACGAACGGCATGATCTCCGTCGGGACCGCCGTGCAGGTGACGTTCCTGGGGACCGCGTCGTACGTGCTGCTGGCCCTGAACCACCAGTTCTCGGTCCTGACCGGGCAGTCGCAGGCACTCATGGAGAACACCTACTGGTTCGCGGTGGTCTACGTGTCCGCGTTCCTGGTGTACGAACCGAAACAGGCCGCCCGCGCCGCCGTGGTGATCCTGCTGATCGCCACGCTGGTGTGCGCCGCGAACCTGGCCCTGATGACCGCCCCCATGCGCGCCCACCTGATCGGCCCGTGCGCGCAGTTCCTGCTGATGGGCGCCGTGCTGACCCTCATGCAGGCCACGCTGGGCGTGCAGCGCAGCCAGTTCCAGGCCGCGCGGGCCGCCGCGCTCACCGACCCGCTGACCGGTCTCGCCAACCGCCGCGCGGCGGAGGAACGCCTGTCCGTCCTGACCCGCACGGACGACACGTACACCCTGATCCTGTTCGACATCGATCACTTCAAACGCGTGAACGACATGCACGGTCACGCCATGGGCGACCTCGTGCTCCGCGGCGTCGCCGAGATCACCCGCCGTCACCTGCCCGAGGGGAGTCTCGCGGCCCGCTGGGGCGGCGAGGAATTCCTGCTGATCCTCCCCGAGCAGCGCGACAAGCACCTGCGGCCCATGCTGGACCGGCTGCGCGCCGACCTGCGCCACCACCGCTACGGCACCGTGAACGGCGTCACCGCGTGCTTCGGCGTGGCCACCGCCAGCGCGGGCGAGGACCCCACCGACGTGGTGCAGCGCGCCGACCTGGCCATGTACCGCGTCAAGGAGCAGGGCCGCAACGACGTGCACCTCGCTGACCTGCGCCGCACCCAGGTCAGCTGA
- a CDS encoding thymidine kinase: MLKSPYHGGHLEVIVGPMFSGKSEELIRRVTRAVIARQRVSVFKPALDDRYHDTAVASHAGRTVNAVAVRDAADIRAHLSGEGTLLHAQGDTLPDVVGIDEVQFLDAAIIPLALELADAGVRVILAGLDQDFRAEPFGFMPELLARAESVEKLTAICTVCGAPATRSQRLIGGHPARFDDPVVLVGAEESYEARCRVHHELRG, encoded by the coding sequence GTGCTGAAGTCCCCCTACCATGGCGGTCACCTGGAAGTCATCGTCGGCCCGATGTTCAGCGGCAAGAGCGAGGAACTCATCCGCCGCGTGACCCGCGCCGTGATCGCCCGGCAGCGGGTCTCCGTGTTCAAACCCGCCCTGGACGACCGCTACCACGACACGGCCGTCGCCAGTCACGCCGGGCGGACCGTGAACGCCGTGGCCGTGCGGGACGCCGCCGACATCCGCGCGCACCTGAGCGGCGAGGGCACCCTGCTGCACGCCCAGGGGGACACGCTGCCCGACGTGGTCGGCATCGACGAGGTGCAGTTCCTGGACGCCGCGATCATCCCGCTCGCGCTGGAACTGGCCGATGCGGGCGTGCGCGTGATCCTCGCCGGACTGGATCAGGACTTCCGCGCCGAGCCGTTCGGGTTCATGCCGGAACTCCTGGCCCGTGCCGAGAGCGTCGAGAAACTCACGGCGATCTGCACGGTGTGCGGCGCGCCCGCCACCCGCTCGCAACGCCTGATCGGCGGTCATCCCGCCCGCTTCGACGATCCGGTCGTCCTGGTGGGCGCCGAGGAGAGCTACGAGGCCCGCTGCCGCGTACATCACGAACTGCGCGGCTGA
- a CDS encoding DUF4388 domain-containing protein translates to MVRGDLAVFPFLSVMQMFLTSGRAGRLSVDHVRGGQLWLERGEITHAEAGRLRGDHALQFMASLDAGVFTFEVDQPPPTRSMSLRRDPALRRLLEDNAAWEPLLRTFPDWNRRLRFTAKWTEAQPVTRTQYRVLNLIADSGNIRTLLERTAAPPRLVLETLKPFLLAELIEIS, encoded by the coding sequence ATGGTACGCGGCGATCTGGCAGTCTTCCCCTTCCTGTCCGTCATGCAGATGTTCCTGACCAGCGGACGCGCCGGGCGGCTCAGCGTGGATCATGTCCGCGGCGGGCAGCTGTGGCTGGAACGCGGCGAGATCACGCACGCCGAGGCCGGACGCCTGCGCGGCGATCACGCCCTGCAGTTCATGGCCAGCCTGGACGCCGGGGTGTTCACCTTCGAGGTGGACCAGCCGCCCCCCACCCGCAGCATGAGCCTGCGCCGCGACCCGGCCCTGCGCCGACTGCTGGAGGACAACGCCGCGTGGGAACCGCTGCTGCGCACCTTCCCCGACTGGAACAGACGCCTGCGCTTCACCGCCAAGTGGACCGAGGCGCAGCCGGTCACACGCACCCAGTACCGCGTGCTGAACCTGATCGCCGACAGCGGCAACATCCGCACCCTGCTGGAACGCACCGCCGCGCCGCCCCGGCTTGTCCTGGAAACCCTCAAGCCGTTCCTGCTGGCCGAACTGATCGAGATCAGCTGA
- a CDS encoding response regulator produces MGGMAYTILVADDEPAIRTMLEVILSADGHDIVAVPDGKTALEFLKEHTPDAMLLDVKMPFMDGFEICSRVKRIKRLRDTPVLLLTGFDDDQTRDHAKLVGADDIVYKPLSGKNLRGRVNQLIEARRR; encoded by the coding sequence ATGGGCGGCATGGCGTATACCATTCTCGTCGCGGACGACGAACCGGCCATCCGGACCATGTTGGAGGTCATTCTGTCCGCAGACGGGCACGACATCGTGGCAGTGCCGGACGGCAAGACAGCCCTGGAGTTTCTCAAGGAGCACACGCCGGACGCGATGCTGCTGGACGTGAAGATGCCGTTCATGGACGGGTTCGAGATCTGCTCGCGGGTGAAGCGCATCAAGCGCCTGCGGGACACGCCGGTGCTGCTCCTGACCGGTTTCGATGACGATCAGACGCGTGATCACGCGAAGCTGGTGGGTGCCGACGACATCGTGTACAAGCCGTTGTCGGGGAAGAACCTGCGGGGCCGCGTGAATCAGCTCATCGAGGCGCGACGGCGTTGA
- a CDS encoding MarR family winged helix-turn-helix transcriptional regulator, producing the protein MPNRYAGSPDDRAALDAYVKLWRAAHAVEVNANRHLSDHNLTISQFGVLEALYHLGSLSQRQLADKILRSSGNLTMVIDNLERDGLVRRDRDELDRRIMRVSLTDAGRDLIGRVLPRHVQGIREVFSAMSPEELAQLSALTRKLGLAVNEAPAADPADRRSRRARPGSR; encoded by the coding sequence ATGCCGAACCGTTACGCTGGTTCACCCGACGACCGCGCCGCGCTGGACGCCTACGTGAAGTTATGGCGCGCCGCGCACGCGGTCGAGGTGAACGCCAACCGTCATCTCTCCGACCACAACCTCACCATCAGTCAGTTCGGCGTGCTCGAAGCCCTGTATCACCTGGGGTCCCTCAGCCAGCGGCAGCTGGCCGACAAGATCCTGCGCTCCAGCGGGAACCTGACCATGGTCATCGACAACCTCGAACGCGACGGGCTGGTGCGCCGCGACCGCGACGAACTGGACCGCCGGATCATGCGGGTGTCCCTGACCGACGCGGGCCGTGACCTGATCGGGCGGGTGCTGCCCCGGCACGTGCAGGGCATCCGGGAGGTGTTCAGCGCCATGAGTCCGGAGGAACTGGCGCAGCTCAGCGCGCTGACGCGCAAGCTGGGTCTGGCCGTGAACGAGGCGCCCGCGGCCGACCCCGCCGACCGGCGCTCCCGGCGTGCCCGCCCGGGCAGCCGGTAA
- a CDS encoding ADP-ribosylglycohydrolase family protein, with translation MPEPLDVLLSLCAADALGAATEFKSPDVIHARYGAAFRAYQPGSVFGFAPGEATDDSQMVVATLLGAARREGHAGVLAAFREWLAAAPPDVGGLTRQALRLTFTQPERLDGGALAWERGGFDGAGNGGLMRVAAAWLLGHRGAALAREAAVLTALTHADPRCVYASVFLTAFMEALAAGQAYAAAAQAALAVMDGLDARDALVDAGVLGLHTQDAHRAFRGREREARAQVRARVRSGLDGTVTSQSGYVLDTLEAAVAHARRADWWACVEPAVLGGDDSDTVACVVGALVGARGLSTPPELLPDLRLGHSWPGWERGWTATEHLPAVLAHAVA, from the coding sequence ATGCCTGAACCTCTGGACGTGCTGCTGTCCCTGTGCGCGGCGGACGCGCTGGGCGCCGCCACGGAATTCAAGTCCCCCGACGTGATCCACGCGCGCTACGGCGCCGCCTTCCGCGCGTACCAGCCGGGCAGCGTGTTCGGTTTCGCGCCCGGCGAGGCCACCGACGACAGCCAGATGGTCGTCGCTACCCTGCTCGGCGCGGCGCGGCGCGAGGGCCACGCGGGTGTCCTCGCGGCGTTCCGGGAGTGGCTGGCCGCCGCGCCGCCCGACGTGGGCGGCCTGACCCGGCAGGCCCTGAGACTGACCTTCACGCAGCCGGAGCGGCTCGACGGGGGCGCCCTGGCCTGGGAACGCGGCGGCTTCGACGGCGCCGGGAACGGCGGGCTGATGCGCGTGGCGGCCGCGTGGCTGCTCGGGCACCGGGGCGCGGCCCTGGCGCGCGAGGCGGCGGTGCTGACGGCCCTGACGCACGCCGATCCGCGCTGCGTGTACGCCTCGGTGTTCCTGACGGCGTTCATGGAGGCCCTGGCCGCCGGTCAGGCGTACGCGGCGGCGGCGCAGGCGGCCCTGGCCGTCATGGACGGCCTGGACGCGCGGGACGCCCTCGTGGACGCCGGGGTGCTGGGCCTGCACACCCAGGACGCCCACCGCGCCTTCCGGGGCCGCGAGCGTGAGGCCCGCGCGCAGGTCCGCGCCCGCGTCCGCTCGGGCCTGGACGGCACGGTCACCTCGCAGAGCGGGTACGTGCTGGACACACTGGAGGCCGCCGTCGCCCACGCCCGCCGCGCGGACTGGTGGGCGTGCGTGGAGCCCGCCGTGCTGGGCGGTGACGACAGCGACACGGTCGCGTGCGTGGTCGGCGCCCTCGTGGGCGCACGTGGCCTGAGCACCCCGCCCGAACTCCTGCCGGACCTGCGCCTGGGTCACTCCTGGCCCGGCTGGGAGCGCGGGTGGACCGCCACCGAGCACCTACCCGCCGTCCTGGCCCACGCGGTGGCGTGA
- the rpmE gene encoding 50S ribosomal protein L31: MKKDIHPKVVPTKIIYQGKVVMETLSTKPEIHVDVWSGVHPFWTGEERFVDTEGRVDKFNKRFGDSYRNKKK; this comes from the coding sequence ATGAAGAAAGACATCCACCCCAAAGTCGTTCCCACCAAGATCATCTACCAGGGTAAAGTCGTGATGGAAACCCTGAGCACCAAGCCCGAAATCCACGTGGACGTCTGGAGTGGCGTGCACCCCTTCTGGACCGGCGAAGAGCGCTTCGTGGACACCGAAGGCCGCGTCGACAAGTTCAACAAGCGCTTCGGCGACAGCTACCGCAACAAGAAGAAGTAA
- a CDS encoding valine--tRNA ligase, translated as MTDPHTPDQIATPDQTPENDASVLAKQFDPKAVEPGWAAKWRNEPFRADATSGKEPFTIVIPPPNVTGNLHLGHALDNTLIDTLIRYKRMAGFEALYLPGMDHAGISTQVVVERQLREQGVSRHDLGRERFLDQVWEWKAESGGMILEQLSRLGVSADWTRERFTMDEGLSRAVRHQFVKLYHEGFAYRGERIVNWDPASQTTLSELEIDREVRKGKMYTLSYKLRDPNAAASNGEAGEIRIATVRPETIFADQAIAVHPEDPRFAHLVGQEARIPLTDRWVPIIADEAVEMAFGVGALKITPAHDPTDFEVGERHGLARPSVIDLHGNLTRDELVPAEFQGLERFAARKAVVKALTEGGDLLEEKDHDTAIGLSERTKVPVEPIISEQWYVKMKPFAEQVLAGLERGDMQLVPERYAKVNRDWLENIRDWNISRQLWWGHQIPAWYDEQGNLYVPDPENPDLDCDQDPRYAHLNLRRDPDVFDTWFSSNLWPFSTLGWPDTDSEDFRKFYPTQVLVTGYDILFFWVARMQMAGYGLTGQAPFSTVMLHGLYLDAKGQKMSKSKGNGIDPLELFDQYGVDASRFAFSFLSTGGQDIKHDPRRFEQGRNFANKLWNAARFAMLRLGEALPNLQTTGSDADEALIQYVQGALDDSVGETLRSRDALSAVRARADLTLADRWILSRLNAVTAEATAQLDAFDIGAAIRTLYTFTWDEFCDWYIEAAKPALSEGKLSTLVTLKATLEHILKLLHPFMPFVTSELYAALGHRRQLAVHSWPAADDALHDADATRAFDALRAAVAAARSLKSELGLSPQDRLNVAVEGDLAPTVHENARVVESIARVNLSGDLEGRTLSLVEQGVTVRAPLEGTVDIADWVGKQKKRLAEFDKQIKQAQGKLSNEGFVARAPAEVIEEEKRRVADFGAQRERLTQVLAQFE; from the coding sequence ATGACTGACCCCCACACCCCCGACCAGATTGCCACCCCTGATCAGACGCCGGAGAACGACGCGTCCGTCCTCGCCAAGCAGTTCGACCCGAAGGCCGTCGAGCCGGGCTGGGCCGCGAAGTGGCGCAACGAGCCGTTCCGCGCGGACGCGACGAGCGGGAAGGAGCCGTTCACGATCGTGATTCCGCCGCCGAACGTGACGGGGAACCTGCACCTGGGGCACGCGCTGGACAACACGCTGATCGACACGCTGATCCGCTACAAGCGCATGGCGGGCTTCGAGGCGCTGTACCTGCCGGGCATGGATCACGCGGGCATCTCGACGCAGGTGGTCGTGGAGCGGCAGCTGCGCGAGCAGGGCGTCAGCCGTCACGACCTGGGCCGCGAGCGGTTCCTGGATCAGGTGTGGGAGTGGAAGGCCGAGTCGGGCGGGATGATCCTGGAGCAGCTGTCGCGCCTGGGTGTCAGTGCCGACTGGACGCGCGAGCGCTTCACGATGGACGAGGGCCTGTCGCGCGCGGTGCGGCATCAGTTCGTGAAGCTGTACCACGAGGGCTTCGCGTACCGCGGCGAGCGGATCGTGAACTGGGATCCGGCGAGTCAGACGACCCTGTCGGAACTGGAGATCGACCGCGAGGTGCGCAAGGGCAAGATGTACACCCTGTCGTACAAGCTGCGTGACCCGAACGCGGCGGCCAGCAACGGGGAGGCGGGCGAGATCCGCATCGCGACCGTGCGGCCCGAGACGATCTTCGCGGATCAGGCGATCGCGGTGCACCCCGAGGACCCGCGTTTCGCGCATCTGGTCGGGCAGGAGGCCCGCATTCCCCTGACGGACCGCTGGGTGCCGATCATCGCGGACGAGGCGGTCGAGATGGCGTTCGGGGTGGGCGCGCTGAAGATCACGCCCGCACACGACCCGACCGACTTCGAGGTGGGCGAGCGTCATGGTCTGGCGCGGCCCAGCGTGATCGACCTGCACGGCAACCTGACCCGCGACGAGCTGGTGCCCGCCGAGTTCCAGGGCCTGGAACGCTTCGCGGCCCGCAAGGCGGTCGTGAAGGCCCTGACCGAGGGCGGCGACCTGCTGGAGGAGAAGGACCACGACACCGCCATCGGCCTGTCGGAGCGGACGAAGGTGCCGGTCGAGCCGATCATCAGCGAGCAGTGGTACGTGAAGATGAAACCCTTCGCGGAGCAGGTTCTCGCGGGGCTGGAGCGGGGCGACATGCAGCTGGTGCCCGAGCGGTACGCGAAGGTGAACCGCGACTGGCTGGAGAACATCCGCGACTGGAACATCAGCCGTCAGCTGTGGTGGGGGCACCAGATTCCCGCGTGGTACGACGAGCAGGGCAACCTGTACGTGCCGGACCCCGAGAATCCGGACCTTGACTGCGATCAGGACCCCCGCTACGCGCACCTGAACCTGCGCCGCGACCCGGACGTGTTCGACACGTGGTTCAGCTCCAACCTCTGGCCGTTCAGCACGCTGGGCTGGCCCGACACGGACAGTGAGGATTTCCGGAAGTTCTACCCCACGCAGGTGCTCGTGACCGGGTACGACATCCTGTTCTTCTGGGTGGCGCGCATGCAGATGGCCGGGTACGGCCTGACCGGTCAGGCCCCCTTCAGCACGGTCATGCTGCACGGCCTGTACCTCGACGCGAAGGGTCAGAAGATGTCCAAGAGCAAGGGCAACGGCATCGATCCGCTGGAACTGTTCGACCAGTACGGTGTGGATGCCAGCCGCTTCGCGTTCAGCTTCCTGTCCACCGGCGGGCAGGACATCAAGCACGACCCGCGGCGCTTCGAGCAGGGCCGCAACTTCGCGAACAAACTGTGGAACGCCGCGCGCTTCGCGATGCTGCGACTGGGCGAGGCCCTCCCGAACCTCCAGACGACCGGCAGCGACGCCGACGAGGCCCTGATCCAGTACGTGCAGGGCGCGCTGGACGACAGCGTGGGCGAGACCCTGCGCAGCCGCGACGCGCTGAGCGCCGTGCGCGCCCGCGCCGACCTGACGCTGGCGGACCGCTGGATCCTGTCGCGCCTGAACGCCGTGACCGCCGAGGCCACCGCGCAGCTCGACGCGTTCGACATCGGCGCGGCCATCCGCACGCTGTACACCTTCACCTGGGACGAGTTCTGCGACTGGTACATCGAGGCCGCCAAACCCGCCCTGAGCGAGGGCAAACTGTCCACACTGGTGACGCTGAAGGCCACGCTGGAACACATCCTGAAGCTGCTGCACCCCTTCATGCCGTTCGTGACGAGCGAACTGTACGCCGCGCTCGGGCACCGCCGCCAGCTGGCCGTGCACTCCTGGCCCGCAGCGGACGATGCGCTGCACGACGCGGACGCCACCCGCGCCTTCGACGCCCTGCGCGCCGCCGTGGCCGCCGCCCGCAGCCTCAAGAGCGAACTGGGCCTCAGCCCGCAGGACCGCCTGAACGTCGCCGTGGAGGGCGACCTCGCGCCCACCGTGCACGAGAACGCCCGCGTGGTCGAGAGCATCGCCCGCGTGAACCTGTCCGGCGACCTGGAGGGCCGCACCCTGAGCCTCGTCGAGCAGGGCGTGACCGTCCGCGCGCCGCTGGAAGGCACCGTCGATATTGCCGACTGGGTCGGCAAGCAGAAGAAACGCCTCGCGGAATTCGACAAGCAGATCAAGCAGGCGCAGGGCAAACTGAGCAACGAGGGCTTCGTCGCCCGCGCCCCCGCCGAAGTCATCGAGGAGGAGAAACGCCGCGTGGCCGACTTCGGCGCGCAGCGGGAACGCCTCACGCAGGTGCTCGCACAGTTCGAGTAA
- a CDS encoding transglycosylase domain-containing protein: MVLRFLKFLTSFVLAALVAALGVAAMYGLKWARELPDYRELDNLTRSLGSETRIYARDGAPLGSLIPKVGDQAISRTIVTLNEISPFMVGALISNEDRRFFEHYGLDPYGLGRQVQRVARGDSVQGGSTLTNQLVKNTLLLDEYQQARTPDRKFKEWILSVQVERSFTKSEILQTYLNTIYWGDGGPVELYGIYSAAQAYFRTTPKDLTLGQAAYLTVLVPNAGRYFRYEEVRPLMRVLLSRMVEDGWITQAQMDAAWREKVQPRGWQVTYDDAGNVKAAKLVDRTAKELKAVVTTRAPHFTQQVEQELVRRFGRDVVYGSGGLRVYTTLDPKVQSAAETASREATGLPPGATLAATVINPYNGEVLGMIGQKLRGTEPPAAWNNAAQGQRQIGSTIKPLLYTTALSTGLSQSHREEDRPVSFPCTGCKNGVYEPKNFEGATTYRDMTIREALDRSLNLVTVRLADRIGLQTFFGKIRELGLQTNDGTGLAAALGAVETTPVKMAAAYAPFVNGGLYRAPRYITRVTDARGAVLFDVNSQPAQGKRVWTPQVAWLGLDMIRGVVNDLNEAQGGLAGRAKFGEWPVAGKTGTSNGPKDFWFVGTTPLYTGAVWVGRQQGGDMPIYYYSGYVNAPIWRRMMELAHQGQALRQFSEPPGIQYVDAPDQQFLPNVKLAVLDPNYRDAANTEVQADAPPPTLYRETTYRPGNDPDSLLVSLDRTTNRLATEFTPPQNIVQRRVQLEDLPGYAPDESPAPLQDEQADPEAVKAARGVTGTTQSVPPVSAP; the protein is encoded by the coding sequence ATCGTCCTGCGGTTCCTGAAGTTCCTGACGTCGTTCGTGCTGGCGGCGCTCGTGGCGGCGCTGGGCGTGGCGGCCATGTACGGCCTGAAGTGGGCCCGTGAACTCCCGGACTACCGGGAGCTGGACAACCTGACGCGGTCGCTGGGTTCGGAAACGCGGATCTACGCGCGGGACGGGGCGCCGCTGGGCAGCCTGATTCCGAAGGTGGGGGATCAGGCGATCAGCCGCACGATCGTCACGCTGAACGAGATCAGTCCGTTCATGGTGGGCGCCCTGATCAGCAACGAGGACCGGCGGTTCTTCGAGCATTACGGCCTGGACCCGTACGGGCTGGGGCGGCAGGTGCAGCGCGTGGCGCGTGGGGACAGCGTGCAGGGCGGCAGTACCCTGACGAACCAGCTGGTGAAGAACACGCTGCTGCTCGACGAGTACCAGCAGGCCCGCACGCCGGACCGCAAGTTCAAGGAGTGGATCCTGAGCGTGCAGGTCGAGCGGTCCTTCACGAAGTCGGAGATCCTGCAGACGTACCTGAACACCATCTACTGGGGGGACGGCGGGCCGGTGGAACTGTACGGGATCTACTCGGCGGCGCAGGCGTACTTCCGCACGACGCCGAAGGACCTGACGCTGGGGCAGGCGGCGTACCTGACGGTGCTCGTGCCGAATGCCGGGCGGTACTTCCGGTACGAGGAGGTCCGGCCGCTGATGCGGGTGCTGCTGTCCCGCATGGTCGAGGACGGCTGGATCACGCAGGCGCAGATGGACGCCGCGTGGCGGGAGAAGGTGCAGCCGCGCGGGTGGCAGGTCACGTACGACGACGCCGGGAACGTGAAGGCCGCGAAACTGGTGGACCGCACCGCGAAGGAACTCAAGGCGGTCGTCACGACGCGCGCGCCGCACTTCACGCAGCAGGTCGAGCAGGAGCTCGTGCGGCGCTTCGGGCGGGACGTGGTGTACGGCTCGGGTGGCCTGCGGGTGTACACGACGCTGGACCCGAAGGTGCAGTCGGCGGCGGAGACCGCGAGTCGGGAGGCGACGGGCCTGCCGCCGGGCGCGACGCTGGCCGCGACGGTCATCAACCCGTACAACGGGGAGGTGCTGGGCATGATCGGTCAGAAGCTGCGCGGCACCGAGCCGCCCGCCGCGTGGAACAACGCCGCGCAGGGGCAGCGGCAGATCGGGTCGACCATCAAGCCGCTGCTGTACACGACGGCGCTGTCCACCGGCCTGAGCCAGTCGCACCGGGAGGAGGACCGCCCGGTGTCGTTCCCCTGCACGGGCTGCAAGAACGGCGTGTACGAACCGAAGAACTTCGAGGGCGCCACGACCTACCGCGACATGACGATCCGCGAGGCGCTGGACCGCTCGTTGAACCTCGTGACGGTGCGGCTCGCGGACCGGATCGGCCTGCAGACGTTCTTCGGGAAGATCCGCGAACTGGGCCTGCAGACGAACGACGGGACGGGGCTGGCGGCGGCGCTGGGCGCGGTCGAGACGACCCCGGTGAAGATGGCGGCCGCGTACGCGCCGTTCGTGAACGGCGGCCTGTACCGCGCGCCCCGCTACATCACGCGCGTGACGGACGCGCGTGGCGCGGTGCTGTTCGACGTGAACAGTCAGCCCGCGCAGGGCAAGCGCGTGTGGACGCCGCAGGTGGCGTGGCTGGGCCTGGACATGATCCGCGGGGTCGTGAACGACCTGAACGAGGCGCAGGGTGGCCTGGCGGGCCGCGCGAAGTTCGGGGAGTGGCCGGTGGCCGGGAAGACCGGCACGAGTAACGGCCCGAAGGACTTCTGGTTCGTGGGCACCACGCCGCTGTACACCGGGGCGGTGTGGGTGGGGCGGCAGCAGGGCGGCGACATGCCGATCTACTACTACTCCGGGTACGTGAACGCCCCGATCTGGCGGCGCATGATGGAACTCGCGCATCAGGGGCAGGCGCTGCGGCAGTTCAGTGAACCGCCCGGCATCCAGTACGTGGACGCGCCGGATCAGCAGTTCCTGCCGAACGTGAAACTGGCGGTGCTGGACCCGAACTACCGCGACGCGGCGAACACCGAGGTGCAGGCGGACGCGCCGCCCCCCACGCTGTACCGCGAGACGACGTACCGCCCGGGGAACGATCCGGACTCGCTGCTGGTCAGCCTGGACCGCACCACCAACCGACTGGCGACCGAATTCACGCCGCCGCAGAACATCGTGCAGCGCCGCGTGCAGCTGGAGGACCTGCCCGGGTACGCCCCGGACGAGAGCCCGGCGCCCCTGCAGGACGAACAGGCGGACCCGGAGGCCGTGAAGGCCGCCAGGGGCGTGACGGGCACCACGCAGTCGGTGCCGCCGGTCAGCGCACCGTAA
- a CDS encoding NUDIX hydrolase, which produces MGRIVTFYDTPQEARRDAATRGLREKVVCFVTRAGSSGPELLVFDHVPDGGAGVQVVAGGVEPGETPERAATRELHEESGLSLTNLTFLASYLWEAQLPERFTRQVCHAYALTAPAGTPDTWDHLAEGRYTFRFRWAPLHAPGLDWEMDAALPHLDQLLHKELQA; this is translated from the coding sequence GTGGGAAGGATAGTCACGTTCTACGACACGCCACAGGAGGCCCGGCGGGACGCGGCGACACGTGGACTGCGCGAGAAGGTCGTGTGCTTCGTCACGCGCGCCGGTTCCAGCGGGCCCGAGTTGCTGGTGTTCGATCACGTCCCGGACGGCGGGGCGGGCGTGCAGGTCGTGGCGGGCGGGGTCGAGCCGGGGGAAACCCCGGAGCGGGCCGCCACGCGCGAACTGCACGAGGAGTCCGGTCTGAGCCTGACCAATCTCACCTTCCTGGCCTCGTACCTGTGGGAAGCGCAACTGCCCGAGCGGTTCACGCGGCAGGTCTGCCACGCGTACGCCCTGACCGCCCCGGCGGGCACGCCGGACACCTGGGATCACCTCGCCGAAGGGCGGTACACCTTCCGGTTCCGCTGGGCGCCGCTGCACGCGCCCGGCCTGGACTGGGAGATGGACGCCGCCCTCCCCCACCTCGATCAACTGCTGCACAAGGAGCTTCAAGCATGA